The Macadamia integrifolia cultivar HAES 741 chromosome 3, SCU_Mint_v3, whole genome shotgun sequence genome segment AGACAGAAGAACCTCTAAGACGAAACAGACAATCACACTTAACCtaacaatggaagaagaaagtCAACATCAAATTTCTTTGTATCTTTGAAGGTTCCAACACAAATTGAACCAATTCTCCTCCTTaatctaaaactaaaagaaaaaaagaaggttttTGATTGTGCACTGCTGTGCAGCGGAGGAATTGGGACTACCCTATCTGAGCGCGTACCTGGACTCAGTGGGAACTAATTTCAGGAAAGGGGCGAACTTCGCAGTAGGAGGAGCGTCAATCCGGCAAGGAGGTTACAGTCCCTTCCATCTCGACATCCAGATCTCTCAGTTCCAACAGTTCAAAGCTCGATCTCTACAACTCCTCTCTTCTGGTAAATTAATCTCTCATTCACCTCTTTCAACTTAAATTTGGTaatcaaattcctcttctttcaAACGCAGATTACAAGAATCATCTGCCAAGACCAGAGGATTTCTCCAAGGCACTGTACACCTTCGATATCGGCCAGAACGATCTCTCCTTCGGGTTTCAACACACTTCAGAAGAACAAGTTCGAGCTTCAGTTCCTGATATCCTCGATCAATTCTCCCTGGCTATTCAGGtacaaatttttaatttttttaagtaatTCATATCTAATTTATGAACAATCAATAATTAATTACAGTTCGTTTGGGACCGTAGCGACTTTATGACGAAGGGGCGAGGATATTTTGGGTACACAATACGGGGCCCGTGGGTTGCCTGCCTTACGCCGTTATATATTATCCAAACAAGGACGGTTCGCATCTGGACCAGAACGGTTGCGTTAAGACCCAAAACGAGGTGGCCCAGGAGTTCAACCGGCAGCTTTTGGAACGGATCAGCAAACTCAGGAGTCGGTTTCCCCTTGCGATTTTCACATACATCGACGTGTATTCGGCGAAATATGATCTCATTAGCAACGCCGTTAATCAAGGTTTTGTGGACCCACTTAAGTTCTGTTGTGGAAGCTACTACGGCTATCATGTGGACTGTGGGAAGAGGGTAGTGATCAACGGGACCGTCTACGGAAATGCTTGTGGGAACCCGAGTAGGCATGTTAGCTGGGATGGGATCCACTACTCTCAGGAAGCCAATCGCCGTGTTGCAATACGTATCCTAGGCTGTTCCTTGTCCCACCCACCCATTCCTATCACTCAAGCCTGTCACCCTTCCTCGCCTTCATAAGAATCATAACCCCATGGCCTCATCGTCTCATCATATATAACTAAGGAGtaggttttccttcacccacggAGGAGTAGGGTTCAGCCACCCATCTCAACTctcatttgattttgattttgatttttgtaagctAAATAGTGTAGGGAATAGTGATGGGACACGTAAAAGTTTCAGCCATGTGGCTTCAACTGTGGATGGTATGTATTTGCTATATaaataaaaggagagagaacGCTAGCTACCTGTAGGTTGTTGTGCCAACGTAGGGGCCAATGAAAATATGCATTTAAGCATTTAATTGAGGTTAGGATGATCATTTATGTACCCCGTGTTTGAATGTAAGAGCGCCCAATAGGATAGTGCTCATGGAGAAGAAAAGGGCACCAGGGCAACAATTTCATA includes the following:
- the LOC122073774 gene encoding GDSL esterase/lipase At5g14450-like, which translates into the protein MASGSFGIRRVIWSCPCPLVWLLVLGWMGIGGVVVVGGLNLSSSSTSKYSNCEFPAIYNFGDSNSDTGGRSAAFDAVPPPNGETFFGKPSGRFCDGRLIIDFIAEELGLPYLSAYLDSVGTNFRKGANFAVGGASIRQGGYSPFHLDIQISQFQQFKARSLQLLSSDYKNHLPRPEDFSKALYTFDIGQNDLSFGFQHTSEEQVRASVPDILDQFSLAIQRLYDEGARIFWVHNTGPVGCLPYAVIYYPNKDGSHLDQNGCVKTQNEVAQEFNRQLLERISKLRSRFPLAIFTYIDVYSAKYDLISNAVNQGFVDPLKFCCGSYYGYHVDCGKRVVINGTVYGNACGNPSRHVSWDGIHYSQEANRRVAIRILGCSLSHPPIPITQACHPSSPS